ccaaaaaacaattaaaaaatacaAACATATCGCTTGAATAGAATCCCATTGGCAATCTGTTGAAATTTATTCTTGTGGAATATTTACAAATTTTTGCGCTTCGCTTGTGTGCCGGcaattttttaaataattttttatatttattgaGCGAAACCGCCTTTAGCATAAAGCAACTCTTCTCTTGCCAGAGCTGTTCCTGATTGGAAGAATTGAAATTTGCAGCAATGCAGCCTAAAAAGAATCAACAGAAGACGCTGGTGTTTCATTTACTTTTCTGCCTTCTCCGTGAAACAGACAGCAAGAAACAAGCGATAAAAGGCATGATTCGGAAACAGTTCCTGCTTAGTTCTTGATTGTGTGCTTTTAAAAACATATCAATAAAAACAGGCCAATATTTATCCGATGGGCAGCCTGAACTTGCTACATAAATGAGCTAAGCTTCCAGGACTATATTTGCATATTTTAATCCAATTCATATCATCCAGAGTGCATAGTGTCAAAAATAACATTTCATGATATTTAAAAAGCAACAAGATACAATCCCGAAAGATCTTTTCGTACTTCAATTGTTTCGTACATAAATTGTTCCACAGTACAAGGAAAAGTTTGTTGTTATCCTTAGaacaaataaattaattaataacGTGCAAGCATTATAGCTTCATCAACacgaaaacccggcgtcgccAAAAAAATGGCGACGTTAGAAAGTCAGGATTGGTCGAAACACTGCGAAATCATCACAGGCGATAAAATGAATGCTAACCAGTCATACTGAGTATTAGTACTTAAAACTGCACCAAATACAAAGGAATCGAACCGAGAATAAAACTGGAATAAAATTTAGACTGTCATGGGAAGCTTCaatagaatttaaaaaaaaaattgcaataaaaTTTGAATAAACTCGGAATATAATTGCAATGCTTTCGCCATAGTTGCATCTTAGTTCCGTAAGCCCCCGGTAATATTTTAGCCCTTTAGTCGCAATGCTCATTTTGCGCGCATGTGGATTATACACCAGTTCTCCCGGCTTCCCGATCCATATGAGTGCTCGCGGCTCTCCGGTCGGTGGTGGCGCCTCTAGCGGCCACTTTTGTCCTGAAACCAACCTTGGGCGAGTGTTTCAGCGCAATTAGgagcattgaaggactctgcaATTAGTTACGTCAAACTGCTTCACAAAAGTACGGAAAATACAAATTACGGAAGGAAGACGATGAGGATAAGTGGTAGACATCTTCACAATGTCTCACCGGTTAGATGCATGTCATCCTAAAACGCAATCTGCCGAGTTAAGATGATAAGTCTTCGCTCCATAAGAGCGAAACCGATGAACCACCACACAGCGCGGCTGCGGCACCTCCAAAATACCTTCGCGTCGATGTTCATTTTCATGCATGCGACTTCTAAGGAATTTAGAGAACAATTCGGGGTATAGTTCTCAGCTTAGGTGCAAACACCCAGGATTCAAACACCCAGGATTCTACAAGATTGAATAGCTGGGCTACACGACCTTCTTAATTTTGGCCCTGAAGTGCCTAAAAATTGTGTTTTAAATTTGGGCAATTAGGGTGCTGACGGCTACTTATAAATTCTTGCTCTATGCTTGGAAGCATAACGCACGTACCTTGACTCCTTTGCTCTGCTTTTATTTCTTACAATCGTAAATACTGGAGGTGTCATTTTGACCACCAAAAATTTGAGTTAGTTTCCGCAGAATATTTAAAAATTGAGGTCGTCAGTAGCAGAGTAGACGCCACTTAAAAAAGTTTACTGCAACAGTTTTTTTTAGGAAAATAGCTTGAGCTACCTCGGATTCTATGTTGAACTTAATAATCTAGATATGATTAATTTGGAATGGCTGAGTTTTTCAATCATGGGAAAAAATGCGCCAGAATTCTTAAAATTATTAATTGACTAGAGGGAAGTGATCTCACCAGACCGCATACTTCCCTTCGGCTGCAGGAAATTGAGTTATTTTTACACAGCTGCGAGGAAACATTTTCCCACCAGCTAGATGGCCCGAACGGAGGCCTGATTGTGCAGACATGCTTGTAGCGATCCTCATAGACAACCTAAAATATTACCGCAAAACTCAGTTTTCAAGCATCAGCAGCTTCTACTGATATCATAGTTCCAATATGCACTGTATTTACCAGTATCTCTTCATTTTTCTCTGCACGACACAGTCGCGGTACGCGCTGAATTTCCGTAAGGAAATAGCACCTTACAATTCAGCTCATCAGTAATTTTACATACAGATTGCTTTTGACCTGTGAAGTTATGAGTGAAGTTGTCGGATTTTGGCATACTGTGAAAATGTTTCCATTCGCTGGAGTGAATAATTAGACACCAAAACTAGCTGCTCTGTGCAGGTGTGCTGGCCAACAGTAACAATGTTTTTACACAAACAGAGCGCTTTACCCGGCGCGCAGgatcagttgttatggcgctccggtggtgacccgaaagacgctggttcgatacctgtggcggcggtcacatttcaatgcaggagaaattctagaggaacgtccactgtgcggtgtcagtgcacgttaaagaattccaggtggtcgaaatttgcggattCCTTCAATACGGcgcccctgatagcctgagtcgctttggaaggtTAGACCCCAATAAACAGAGTGCTCTAGCGCAGTGAAACGAACATCGGCCAGCTGATTATCACGGCGCTGATGCATTTTCTTGTTTTGGAAGTCAAATAATAAACACAGACCACATATCAAACTATATAAACATTGACTTGAGAAATATATTTTTAATTTAGGATTTGCATATAGTCTAGAAATGTAATGGCACGAATGTTGGCGCCAGGTTACCATTTAGGCAGTTTTAATCACTGTCCTTTGAAAAACCCGTGAAATAAAAAATTTGCACTATAATAGCTGCTGGCGCTAACTACGCACCCAGTGCAAACTGTTGTGACCTGGTTGGCTTCAACATTGGCGTCTCCAGCTTGGTTCCGTGCATGAGAAAGCAGAGTCAGGAAGTTTCGAGGAAAGCTTGAGCCTTATTAACGAACTTTACACGTTGCGCATTCAGGACGAATGACAATCTACAGATGTCCGTCTTTCCCATTATAAACAGAAGACAGTCCTAGATTCCTCACATTTCACTTAGGCTCTAACGTCGCATAGCGTAACCGCGGGCGAGAATTCCGGACCACCATCTACGGTCGAAGGGTACATTGGCGTGGCGCTGTTTACATCAACCGAGCTAGCGGCGCTCTCCAAAGGTGGCTTCCCACGTATTGGGAACAGGCACCAACGAAGTTTACATTCCTGGTTCGAGTCATTGGCAACATGACCCCGGAATATCGACCTGGCCGTGGTGAACTAGACAGAAGAGAGAAATCAGAAAGATCGGTTTAAATAAAGTTGTCGTGCGGTAGGGGCTaagtttttctttctcttggagaTCGCGCAAGAAGCCGCATATCCATAATACGGAAGCTGAAGCGATTCCACTGAAGAATACGCTGTTTGTCTCCGTGAATACGCGCACAGATTGGCGGGCCACGGAAATCGTAGCCGGCCGCAAAAACACCCAAAAAGCGCCGTCGAGGAATGCACTCCGCAgaaaagcatatttttttcctGAGACGCGTCTTAGCGTGCTCACGTTTCCCCTCTGGCACGCGGCAAGTTTTGTTATTTAGGGGACCGGAAAAAGGCTACGCAAATGGTACCTACATGCAACCATTTGAACCCTATATTTTTCAGGGTAGTCGAGAACTTTTATGTGTATGCCTTAATCTTGGCACTAAAATTTAAGAAGTTAGCTCAGAGTCTTTTCTAATGAAAACGTTTAATCAATACGCATTTAGCAAAATACAGCTGGCTTGGCCGTACTGCTTCGCAAAGCTTCGATATGATTGAACTCGCTTAGGACGCTCTGTCGATCTTAAAATTTCCGTTATTCTTTCATGGTATAGCTGGTTTGTCAAAACCACAGCCTTCGCGTACCTAATCAAGCGAATAAACACTGCGAAGCCGAACTGCTTTCGTCCCATTTATGCTGCGTCAGGGTCTTCCACAGGGCGCCTGTTTTTGCTCAATAACGCGAGTCCTCAACTCGCTAAAGAGACCCTTCTTCCATTCTAGGCCAAAAGTGAACACATACAAAAAAGTTTGATGCAATCTACCAGATTCTGGTTCCATTGCCAACTGGCGCGAAAAAGCACACAACTAGGAGAGAGCGCTTGGATCAGAACGGCGTGAATACTCTCAGAACCACTCATTTACTACAGGCTGCTATGAATCAATGAATgttcccagtcaaaacgcactacaggattctaagacagaaaatttctgtagtctgtagtcttgtcgtattttgggcatgtcttgtgtagtctgtcttgtcttctgtagtctgtcttgtcttttgtagtcctgtcttctgtagtctgtcttgtcttttatagtctatcttttgtagtttgtcctctcttttgtagtctgtcttgtcttctgtagtctgtcttgtcttctgaagtctgtgttgtcttctgtagtctgtcttgtcttctgtagtttgccttgtcttctgtagtgtgtcttgtgtagtgctcgtacactgtgtaacagtcgttactgtcacctgtcaattaacacaggatttgtgttctggagtaggctatgcacaaaaatgcacagcttgttaatggtcgcctgtcaacacaagctttgtgcattccagagtaattcgtgcgcaaaaccactagaattgaaatgaaaatgatcaatatttatttactgtttcgtgcttttttttcgagcttgctgatgcatgctgtccagcgttgtcctggccgcaggttcctagatacatcgcccatgagccaagaaaaatggtttttgtcttggctgaaaaaaaaacaaaaaatagaggtCACCACTGCTACCTGCTCAAAAAaattgtgaaagcgttgacgcctcctcgacactggtcgcctttcaaatttggcgccatggttgttttctcgttgacttgattggttatcaattaactcttattttaccctcacttcatcccagcaacgatttcgagttttcaaattttcctccatggattGTTCCTGCCCACTCATTGAATACttgcccagtctaatcacgcgttcattgcctttcgcttctcaataattacctaattgcctctaatttatcattctttttcctatctcctggttaagtataggacacttatcactggtcacgtgattgctcatttcgagttttcaaacttggcgccaagctttggctttgtccatacttccagtttttcaaacttggcactacgctgtagctcctactttcagcgttttcaaattttgcggcactttttctctggcccagccactttttggacatttttggctgcaaataattatccgattatgaaattttcttttcaagcagcatcctcacatcatcctctgccaattacacaaccaatcgtatgacactatctcttctgagttgcccacaactgctgcggacatgaTCCCcagcaacatagcctagtaaactcactttattaaaaatgttgtaatacagaacaaggcttatgactggccgagttggtattgactcaccttaaaaccagccagaacaagctcaagaggagggactaacaaaaatttaattgaagattttgattatttgatttgtgagggtttaacgtcccaaagcgactcgggctatgagggacgctgtagtggaaggctccagaaatttctaccacctggggttctttagcatgcactgacaacgcacagtacacgggcctctaaaatttcgcctccattgaaatttgactggtgcagccaggatcgaacctgcgtcttttgggacagcagccgagcgccataacctctgagccactgcggcggcatcattgaaggaaagccgcaaaagaagacccgcgaagagatacaagcacacaataacccaaagcagtgaaagggcgaagtgcaatcaaaggtcactggcatactaatgaatcatctaaaaaagcaaattccttacagtgaaggttttccgatggcttagccacacgggtccttagccttaccgatgtagtaagcctcaactatctaccgacagatttatcccttccataaaccactgatgtgtcgtggaaattaggcgtgcaaagagacaggtcatcctcagatttgcattcaaaagatttagcgtgcagtgctagattagaatttgccttccccctatagagtgaaagtgctcagtcaggtgcaaattcagatatctgcccgtctgcccatattagttgcagccataaggcagtggaatgcaataaactccattactttgcaagtggtgaacctttcttagtgacactgtccattgtggacaagtaccaagttttatcaagcctttttaatggcggcgcaaaggcctcctgtcttgcacttcgctgttaagacaacagcagcattatgctttcccgcgactttcttgagactgtgaaatactgtggaggtaaggtgtatcagcatcatcggagtatgtgctccttaccctcgagcgagtgaaaacatactatgacaggttgttgagatgggcaagtgggaacccagctgcttggaaacctgctacaagaatgcgtcctcagcagtgatggcatgacttatctaaagctgatgtcatgcacacgattgcacacccatcaagtgtttccatctttactgaccttgaCCAGCGACAAacacacctcttcaccatccttctccaacgagtggtccgactcgtagctaaaaagagccttccccgatctttagctgtagccccgacaaacatattcgtccacaaagcgcaagtctgcatcaagaaactgctaacggttctgcttagacaattctgatgtaaaagacaggccttgaccgcatgccttaaagatgcctaaaacatcttgtgccaacttatctgagccttctatgtcccgaaaaattacagtcatgaacataacgaaatgctactatgccaaggtcttccaaacaggcctctaatgccttatcgactttagacaaaaaaaatgttgctgagcaaaggtaccacctgcgtgtaaataccgccctgccaactgacaaatgcggatttgcagtaaaaggaccacagccccaagaagccagcaaccgaaatcatgcaatcatctgtaaaagcatgttctttgttcaccctgatgcagtttgcacatgcctcagaggtctatcatgtgacaatgaatagtgcaggccctccatgtcgatgctcactgcagagcagctgcccaggttgctgtccacaggaaactagaactccacagaactccacttttgtgagttggccaGGCGGTATTTACAttagaaatcaggcatatgcagagggtcccaggttgcactgttcctctgcgacattcttctgtccagagtcgataccgcatcaaagccctgtttggaaggcctcggcatagtagcatttcattatgttgatagctacctaatttttttgcacaaggagggctcagataagttggcacaacacgttttagaaatctttaggcatgtggtcaaagcctatcttttacgtctgaatttcactaagcataaccgtttgtagcttcttgacttagatctgcgctttgcggacgaccacatatgttggagccaaagcccaagatcaggaagcctcttagctacgagttgaaccactcgaggctggtgaaggacaggttggcaatcacatgcatcacgaccgctttatgaaagtcatgccatcacagtgcttagaatgcattctcggagcaggtttccaagccaatggcacctgtcagagtgtgtttttactctctcgagggaacggaacaccgttcacatgatgctgacgtagttgagcagcacaaaaagccgggctctataccttacatcCACGCTATTCCGCACCAtttcaagaaagttgcaccaaagtatgatgttgctgttgtcttgaccgctaaaagtaaggtaggagccctttgcttctttgttcaaactaggcttgatacaactacaggtaatcgtccgctatgcacagtggcagataaaaaatgctcaccacttgcaaaagtaaactggttttttgcattccactgcctcttAGCTGAAACTACTaggggcagacaagcagatatctggatgtgcgcctggctgagaacactcactctatagggggaaggcaaattataatctggcactgcatgctcaatcttgtgaatgcaaatctgaggatgacctgtctctttgcacgcctaatttccacgacacatcagtggtttatggaagggataaatctgtccgtagatagttgaggcttactacatcagtaaggctaaaaacaagtgcctggctaaaccgtcggtgaaccttcactgtaaggaattagttttttagatggtttactagtacatcagtgcctttcggttattttttgccctctcactgctatGGGGTCTCgcatgcttgaatctctttgcaggtcttcttttgccactttccttcaataaaatttcagttgttagaccagcctcatcttgtgctcatctcttctcctgttttgtgtctttcggctggttttaagatgtaatactgaaggccgaaagaaagccattttagagtcaagtgcacttataatggccacagctataatgaatgttcatttattacaaaaaatagtgcttacttcattaatttatgcataagtatatgacactgcatcaaaataaaaaaaaggactaagcctctaaccctcatggccaaactgcagttacagcaaatgaaaggacaccataaacatgccccacatgcaaaagcttgcactacaggccaatgcagaaataaggtcagattacttcccaaactgcatgacactgacacgcaaagtaaagattgtgacaggcaataaaggagcaacaaaaaagcaaactgtaggtagaaGCCAATcacatgcagacaagctacaagatcaggccaacatagatgtggaagaaatttggaaaaaaaaagccaaaacaaGCACATagtaatttttaaggttttcacagccctttaaatggcaaatactttcctgaaaaaacatcacagaagcgccaatttttttttggaaatcaatttttttcatgtacttcattattcttgaagcatgggcgggcatagagtagtcagattagtgcatgcgttcctaagcaatgccatgccaaaaactgtacttacagaaaaagcttgccttactgagtgaataccactggccatccactaatttcccagcctgctccaggtccctggcaaaaatcacatgcaacttggtggcttgcacaacttccatgcaactcttggtctttagctggaaaaaaattgagggatcagtgagatataaaattttacatgcatcgctttgtttcaatgaccgactaagaaagaaaaagcggtttctgtgagcgcaactattttttcacactagctttctacagtaaaccacgtttgtCGCGACTTAATTCAccctgacttgctgcacggttcCAGCaatactgtgtatagctctatggtttcaaatgcttgatagctctgagcccttgggcttgcactcgttaatgcagaaaacctcggaaaggccaaccagagcttcgagctttaagccataggaattcagaagctcagtggtctgtgggagaacttttggctgggtgacacagtagcaaatgcagctccagctactttcactccattgcaaaaaactcgcacagcagagacctgtcctgcattttgcattgcagaaacaatcactgaaattcaaagcacgcatactaaatgcacacctaccttccaacacagcttcataataatgggtataattattggaatgaaataccagtcagtacatgtagttttcagtttatccaaaaattataagcaaccgacaaacaataaatattaaaagagaaataaaataaccaaaattgtttaaaaaatctgtcagaagaattatgtgacatccactacactccagcagttctttgcctttgtgcaccttcaaaccacactttcttacaggcacatttgcacagaaattgggttgaacctgatctttaagaatcttttttggtgcaacagtagggagaaaccaggttttacccaaaaacgaagcgccctagacattgcatcacaagcctacATGGTGCACTTGAGTTACCTCTTATGCTTAtggaagaaacaggaacagagatctcttgactaaatcaaaaaaagaggaagtgcaatgcatgtgtaatgcagagaagatataagcaataccacactaaaacactgggaggattccaagagtaggtgaatgcatgaatgggtggcaatcagatggctatgtgagattaggaaatttgaggaaaaagggtggtagcatgtggcagaggacacagttacctaaaatgaactagaaaaccattgttttgcactaattttaacagcacattcacacgacagacaaaatcactaactccaggaacagactgagcatcatgcaactcaatgtcaatcaccattgcaaatggctacagcaccgcagactgcacatgaggaaaagtagacatatttttgctctcaactttgagcagcagtcagctgcgcttttaggagcaaagctctaaagtacggcaacattggcactttgttttactgacatgagggtgcttgtgaacgtgcaagtcccatgtttgttttccaccaaatgtgttaattgcgaggtatgtttaactaaagaggggcatctaacatgggcatcagctcttcattac
This region of Amblyomma americanum isolate KBUSLIRL-KWMA chromosome 5, ASM5285725v1, whole genome shotgun sequence genomic DNA includes:
- the LOC144134880 gene encoding uncharacterized protein LOC144134880 isoform X1 — protein: MNRMAAVVPAILRARNSSQARDPTHRPPFAALTSVLCCQRPASIGPCVLPAFGCVIPPDLFMLKTKSCMEVVQATKLHVIFARDLEQAGKLVDGQWYSLSKASFFSKTKTIFLGSWAMYLGTCGQDNAGQHASASSKKKHETVNKY
- the LOC144134880 gene encoding uncharacterized protein LOC144134880 isoform X2 — protein: MNRMAAVVPAILRARNSSQARDPTHRPPFAALTSVLCCQRPASIGPCVLPAFGCVIPPDLFMLKTKSCMEVVQATKLHVIFARDLEQAGKLVDGQWYSLTKTKTIFLGSWAMYLGTCGQDNAGQHASASSKKKHETVNKY